In a genomic window of Kluyveromyces marxianus DMKU3-1042 DNA, complete genome, chromosome 7:
- the MMT2 gene encoding Mmt2p — protein sequence MSILYGRQIHTVPRVLSGVVKSNVPLTLSSSFHSFSILRAKEAPPPSEAEKSAAEIREELEKNPQYAKLAEDFSSHDHIHLQESETEQNDSFTLGTMLTRTPQHANHTHSHGLGNPMLVLSKEQFKTNPGVRITWIGLLTNVGLAVGKFTGGVVFHSQALIADSVHALSDLVSDFLTLFSVGLATRTPTHDYPYGYGKIETVGSLAVSSILTMAGLSIGWSSLCAIVGPIIPHTLLEVFASHSHSHSHVHAVTDINAAWIAAGSIVLKEWIYRATKKVAVETKSNVLMANAWHHRVDSLTSLVALVTISSGYLFNIHALDAVGGLIVSGLVVKAGADGMVTAIKELIDKSVPKTDPRYIQVQSVTDEVLSKLISNNNAKKPYRIVDLTVMTSGPNMHANLVLEAPLQRWDNVLTIKEFEIVTDHLRSVLYKNIPALRRLNVEYVEERPELSEEEKLELEKQKKLGSADIPKTETQVTDSHSHGHSHSHFGLGGGHSHKH from the coding sequence ATGTCAATACTGTACGGACGGCAAATCCACACCGTACCTCGGGTTTTATCTGGTGTAGTAAAGAGCAATGTTCCATTGACATtgagttcttctttccattccTTTAGTATTCTAAGGGCGAAAGAGGCGCCACCACCAAGCGAGGCTGAAAAGAGCGCAGCTGAGATAAGGGAAGAACTAGAGAAAAACCCACAATATGCTAAACTTGCCGAAGATTTCTCAAGTCATGATCACATTCATTTGCAAGAATCTGAAACCGAACAGAATGACTCTTTTACATTGGGCACTATGCTAACCAGAACTCCACAACACGCAAACCATACTCATTCCCATGGTTTGGGTAACCCAATGCTAGTTTTAAGCAAAGAACAATTCAAGACTAACCCCGGTGTTCGAATCACTTGGATTGGGTTACTGACTAATGTAGGGTTGGCTGTTGGTAAATTTACAGGTGGTGTTGTCTTCCATTCTCAAGCATTAATTGCAGACTCCGTGCATGCTTTAAGTGACTTGGTTTCAGATTTCTTAACCTTGTTTTCTGTGGGATTAGCTACAAGAACTCCGACCCACGATTATCCTTACGGTTATGGTAAAATAGAAACTGTTGGTTCTTTGGCTGTCTCTTCCATTTTGACTATGGCTGGTTTGTCTATTGGTTGGTCTTCTTTGTGCGCTATTGTTGGGCCAATTATACCACACACTCTCTTGGAAGTATTCGCTTCTCACTCTCATTCACATTCACACGTACATGCGGTCACCGATATCAATGCAGCTTGGATAGCTGCGGGTTCCATTGTCCTAAAGGAATGGATTTACAGGGCTACAAAGAAAGTCGCTGTCGAAACTAAATCTAATGTACTAATGGCAAACGCATGGCACCATCGTGTTGATTCCTTAACATCTTTAGTGGCACTAGTTACTATCTCATCCGGTTACTTGTTCAACATCCATGCTTTAGATGCAGTTGGTGGTTTGATTGTTTCAGGTCTTGTTGTGAAAGCTGGTGCAGACGGTATGGTCACTGCTatcaaagaattgattGACAAATCAGTACCAAAAACCGACCCACGTTACATTCAAGTTCAAAGTGTAACTGATGAAGTGTTGTCAAAATTaatttcaaacaacaacGCAAAGAAGCCATACCGTATTGTGGACTTGACTGTAATGACTAGCGGTCCAAATATGCACGCAAACTTGGTACTTGAAGCACCACTACAAAGATGGGACAATGTGCTAACAATCAAGGAATTTGAGATAGTAACTGATCACCTACGTTCTGTGCTCTACAAGAATATTCCAGCCTTGAGAAGACTAAACGTGGAATATGTTGAAGAGAGACCTGAGCtaagtgaagaagaaaaattagaattagagaagcagaagaagttggGCTCTGCTGATATTCCAAAGACTGAAACCCAAGTCACTGATTCCCATTCTCATGGCCATTCTCACTCTCACTTCGGTCTAGGTGGTGGTCATTCACATAAACATTaa